From Chaetodon auriga isolate fChaAug3 chromosome 10, fChaAug3.hap1, whole genome shotgun sequence, a single genomic window includes:
- the emp3b gene encoding epithelial membrane protein 3b (MAM blood group) → MAYLLMFVTLLHLITLAMLFIATMEKSWWEWDGMENSDLWYNCRFDNFTGTWLCTSSKETDWLQAVQVLMVLSVVFSSVSFLVFLGQLFTMSKGGLFYFTGLCQVFAGLTAFSAALIYTLHKKEILQDSRELTSGHFGYCFILACVCVPLLLCSGIIYIHLRKKE, encoded by the exons CTCCTGCATCTCATCACACTGGCCATGCTCTTCATTGCAACCATGGAGAAG TCCTGGTGGGAGTGGGATGGCATGGAGAACTCAGACCTGTGGTACAACTGTAGGTTTGACAACTTCACAGGAACCTGGTTGTGTACATCCTCCAAAGAAACTG ATTGGCTCCAGGCCGTGCAGGTCCTGATGGTTCTCTCGGTGGTCTTCTCCTCGGTGTCCTTCTTGGTGTTCCTGGGTCAACTCTTCACCATGTCCAAGGGTGGGCTCTTCTACTTCACTGGGCTGTGTCAAGTCTTTGCAG gGTTGACTgcattttctgcagctctcaTCTACACACTTCACAAAAAGGAAATCCTTCAGGACTCCAGAGAACTGACCTCAGGACACTTTGGCTACTGCTTCATCCTGGCCTGCGTATGTGTTCCCTTGTTGCTATGCAGCGGGATCATATACATCCACCTGCGTAAGAAAGAGTGA